The following coding sequences lie in one Corynebacterium humireducens NBRC 106098 = DSM 45392 genomic window:
- a CDS encoding [protein-PII] uridylyltransferase — protein MKLLSDLPVPPGCALVATGSLARREMAPHSDIDLLLLHPEGVEPDVEKLWYPLWDSGWRIDHAVRTPAECAGMMNADSTAALAMLEMRHLAGDAELTARTRELVLREWRVEIHRNFDALVDAAIARWRLSGSVVTMTHPDLKNGRGGLRDLDLLRALALAQLCDVPALAAERQLLLDVRALLHTHARRRRDVLDPEFATDIAADLGMADRHELSGEVAAAARRIDAAVTAALAASRAALGSRVRRVRRPLDVDVVAAGSEITLSRRPNFSDPALVLRVAAASARTGLPVTTHTWLRLRELPDMPAVFPAAAAEDFFELLAHPEVVNELDRHGLWTRLVPEWEHVRGRMPRERTHIHTIDQHSLETVALCAAVGVSVARPDLLFLAALFHDIGKGYGQPHEQVGAEFVARMAARLGLNLPDRSRVQTLVAEHTTIARLAARHDPTSDDTRDLLLDAVHYDRDTLDLLEVLTEADARATGPGVWNARLESGLRTLVGRARRALVPATPLRPHVHAPEQLTLRRDGDVVTIAARGHDPRGILALLVAKAWKLSAVRIVGEHAEYDARPTVEKLDDLDTGAFIQAHKSGVHTAVPVPPPAPTWLSWHGQVLEVRTGVRVGALAALLGVLPEFEWLSLTTPGATMIVHVSLPGVVDRRKVDRDVTRVLGNG, from the coding sequence ATGAAGCTGCTCTCTGACCTGCCCGTCCCACCCGGGTGCGCCCTCGTGGCCACCGGGTCGTTGGCCCGGCGGGAGATGGCGCCGCACTCGGATATCGATCTGCTGCTGCTGCACCCGGAGGGGGTGGAGCCGGACGTCGAGAAGCTGTGGTACCCCCTGTGGGACAGCGGGTGGCGCATCGACCATGCCGTGCGCACGCCCGCGGAGTGCGCGGGGATGATGAACGCGGACTCCACCGCGGCGCTGGCGATGCTGGAGATGCGGCACCTCGCGGGGGACGCGGAGCTCACCGCCCGGACCCGGGAGCTGGTGCTGCGCGAGTGGCGGGTCGAGATCCACCGCAACTTCGACGCGCTCGTCGACGCGGCGATCGCGCGGTGGCGGCTGTCGGGGTCGGTGGTGACCATGACGCACCCGGACCTGAAGAACGGCCGCGGGGGCCTGCGTGACCTGGATCTGCTCCGGGCGCTGGCGTTGGCGCAGCTCTGCGACGTGCCGGCGCTCGCCGCCGAGAGGCAGCTGCTTCTCGACGTCCGCGCGCTCCTCCACACCCACGCCCGCCGTCGGCGCGACGTCCTCGACCCGGAGTTCGCCACCGACATCGCCGCCGACCTCGGCATGGCGGACCGGCATGAGCTCTCCGGGGAGGTGGCCGCCGCCGCCCGGCGTATCGACGCCGCCGTCACCGCCGCGCTGGCCGCCTCCCGGGCGGCGCTGGGGTCCCGGGTGCGCCGCGTGCGCCGCCCCCTCGACGTCGACGTCGTCGCCGCCGGTTCCGAGATCACCCTGTCGCGCCGCCCCAACTTCAGCGATCCCGCCCTGGTGCTGCGCGTCGCGGCGGCCAGCGCGCGGACGGGGCTGCCCGTCACCACGCACACGTGGCTCCGGCTGCGGGAGCTGCCCGACATGCCCGCGGTGTTCCCGGCGGCCGCGGCGGAGGACTTCTTCGAGCTGCTCGCGCACCCGGAGGTGGTCAACGAGCTCGACCGGCACGGACTGTGGACCCGGCTGGTGCCGGAGTGGGAGCACGTCCGGGGACGCATGCCGCGGGAGCGGACCCACATCCACACCATCGACCAGCACAGCCTGGAGACGGTCGCCCTCTGCGCGGCGGTGGGCGTCTCGGTGGCGCGCCCCGACCTGCTGTTCCTCGCGGCGCTGTTCCATGACATCGGCAAGGGGTACGGGCAGCCCCACGAGCAGGTCGGCGCGGAGTTCGTCGCCCGCATGGCCGCCCGCCTCGGCCTCAACCTGCCGGACCGCTCGCGGGTGCAGACGCTCGTCGCCGAGCACACCACCATCGCCCGCCTCGCCGCGCGCCACGACCCCACGTCCGACGACACCCGGGACCTGCTTCTCGACGCCGTCCACTACGACCGCGACACCCTCGACCTCCTCGAGGTGCTCACCGAGGCCGACGCCCGCGCCACCGGGCCCGGCGTGTGGAACGCCCGCCTGGAGTCCGGCCTGCGCACACTCGTCGGCCGGGCACGCCGCGCCCTGGTGCCCGCGACGCCGCTGCGTCCGCACGTCCACGCGCCGGAGCAGCTGACCCTGCGACGTGACGGCGACGTCGTCACCATCGCCGCCCGCGGGCACGACCCGCGTGGCATCCTCGCCCTGCTCGTGGCGAAGGCGTGGAAGCTCAGCGCCGTGCGGATCGTGGGGGAGCACGCGGAGTACGACGCGCGCCCGACCGTCGAGAAGCTCGACGACCTCGACACCGGCGCCTTCATCCAGGCACACAAGTCCGGCGTGCACACCGCGGTGCCCGTCCCGCCGCCCGCGCCGACGTGGCTGTCGTGGCACGGGCAGGTCCTGGAGGTGCGCACCGGGGTGCGGGTCGGGGCGCTGGCCGCGCTGCTGGGCGTCCTGCCGGAGTTCGAGTGGCTCTCGCTCACCACCCCGGGCGCCACGATGATCGTCCACGTGTCCCTCCCGGGAGTCGTCGACCGCCGTAAGGTGGACAGGGATGTGACCCGCGTGCTGGGGAACGGTTAG
- a CDS encoding P-II family nitrogen regulator, which yields MKLVTAVIKPFTLSDIRDALEALDVGGLTVTEVQGYGRQRGHSEVYRGAEYATDFVPKVKIEALVTDAQVDDVIDAITRAAYTGKMGDGKVWVSSVERVVRVRTGEHDEAAL from the coding sequence ATGAAACTCGTCACCGCCGTGATCAAGCCCTTCACCCTCTCCGACATCCGGGACGCGCTCGAGGCGCTCGACGTCGGCGGACTCACCGTCACCGAGGTGCAGGGCTACGGCCGCCAGCGGGGACACAGTGAGGTGTACCGGGGTGCGGAGTACGCCACCGACTTCGTGCCGAAGGTCAAGATCGAGGCACTGGTGACCGACGCGCAGGTCGATGACGTCATCGACGCGATCACCCGTGCGGCGTACACCGGCAAGATGGGTGACGGCAAGGTGTGGGTCAGCTCCGTGGAGCGTGTGGTCCGGGTGCGCACCGGCGAACACGATGAAGCTGCTCTCTGA
- the ftsY gene encoding signal recognition particle-docking protein FtsY — protein sequence MNTTYLIIGIAVVAILLLILLVIIGLNRKKAKTVSFEKKEEAPKELTQQEKSGNYQATGGFNFAPAQADEREPELLDNQRLAAPEPVIPEPVEVAEPLEHEEEAPFSLEGAAEATDYVPEEPVEIEVTEPVAEKLEEIAEEPEPQPEIDTPAEVEAEAEEEPEIQEVVEEQERAEEEAEEAAAAASVTAGAVEAALEQTPVPTTAPEPAPAPAEVEEIAPAAGRIGRLRGRLARSQNVIGQGVLGILSAGDLDEDAWEEIEDTLLMADLGTTVTMNVVDSLREKIAEHGVSSEAEARAMLRETLIEACHPEMDRSIKAMPYQGKPAVILIVGVNGTGKTTTTGKLARVLVSMGHKVLLGAADTFRAAAADQLETWGRRVGATTVRGAEGADPASVAFDAVARGVEEQADVVLVDTAGRLHTATGLMDQLGKVKRVVEKKAVVDEVLLVLDATVGQNGLTQARVFRDVVDITGVALTKLDGTAKGGIVFQVQEELGVPVKLVGLGEGADDLAPFEVEGFVDALLGGK from the coding sequence ATGAACACGACCTACCTGATCATCGGCATCGCCGTCGTCGCGATTCTGCTGCTCATCCTGCTCGTCATCATCGGGCTCAACCGCAAGAAGGCCAAGACGGTCAGCTTCGAGAAGAAGGAGGAGGCCCCCAAGGAACTCACCCAGCAGGAGAAGTCCGGCAACTACCAGGCCACCGGAGGCTTCAACTTCGCCCCGGCCCAGGCCGACGAGCGTGAGCCGGAGCTCCTCGACAACCAGCGGCTCGCCGCCCCCGAGCCGGTCATCCCCGAGCCGGTGGAGGTAGCCGAGCCCCTCGAGCACGAGGAGGAGGCGCCGTTCTCCCTTGAGGGTGCCGCCGAGGCCACCGATTACGTCCCTGAAGAGCCGGTGGAGATCGAGGTGACCGAGCCGGTCGCCGAGAAGCTCGAGGAGATCGCCGAGGAGCCGGAGCCGCAGCCGGAGATCGACACCCCCGCCGAGGTCGAGGCAGAGGCGGAGGAGGAGCCGGAGATCCAGGAGGTCGTCGAGGAGCAGGAGCGCGCCGAGGAGGAAGCCGAGGAGGCCGCCGCCGCAGCTTCCGTCACCGCCGGAGCCGTCGAGGCCGCCCTCGAGCAGACCCCGGTCCCGACCACGGCCCCCGAGCCGGCCCCGGCCCCGGCCGAGGTCGAGGAGATCGCCCCGGCCGCCGGCCGCATCGGTCGTCTGCGTGGCCGTCTGGCCCGTTCCCAGAACGTCATCGGCCAGGGCGTGCTGGGCATCCTCAGCGCCGGTGACCTGGACGAGGACGCCTGGGAGGAGATCGAGGACACCCTCCTCATGGCCGACCTGGGCACCACCGTCACCATGAACGTCGTAGACTCCCTGCGTGAGAAGATCGCCGAGCACGGTGTCTCCAGCGAGGCCGAGGCCCGCGCCATGTTGCGTGAGACCCTCATCGAGGCGTGCCACCCGGAGATGGACCGTTCCATCAAGGCGATGCCGTACCAGGGCAAGCCGGCCGTGATCCTCATCGTCGGCGTCAACGGCACCGGCAAGACCACCACCACCGGCAAGCTGGCCCGCGTCCTCGTGTCCATGGGCCACAAGGTGCTGCTGGGTGCGGCGGACACGTTCCGTGCGGCCGCCGCCGACCAGCTGGAGACCTGGGGCCGTCGCGTCGGCGCCACCACCGTCCGGGGCGCCGAGGGCGCGGACCCGGCGTCCGTGGCCTTCGACGCCGTCGCCAGGGGCGTCGAGGAGCAGGCGGACGTCGTGCTCGTCGACACCGCCGGCCGTCTGCACACCGCGACCGGTCTGATGGACCAGCTGGGCAAGGTGAAGCGTGTCGTCGAGAAGAAGGCCGTGGTGGACGAGGTCCTCCTGGTGCTCGACGCCACCGTCGGCCAGAACGGCCTGACCCAGGCGCGTGTGTTCCGTGACGTCGTGGACATCACCGGCGTGGCGCTGACCAAGCTGGACGGCACCGCCAAGGGCGGCATCGTCTTCCAGGTGCAGGAGGAGCTGGGCGTGCCGGTCAAGCTCGTCGGCCTGGGTGAGGGTGCGGATGATCTCGCCCCCTTCGAGGTCGAGGGCTTCGTGGACGCGCTGCTCGGCGGCAAGTAG
- the smc gene encoding chromosome segregation protein SMC, with translation MHLKSLTLRGFKSFASATTLKFEPGICAVVGPNGSGKSNVVDALAWVMGEQGAKTLRGGKMEDVIFAGAGDRKPLGRAEVTLTIDNSDGALPIDYTEVSITRRMFRDGASEYEINGSRARLVDIQELLSDSGIGREMHVIVGQGRLSQILESRPEERRAFIEEAAGVLKHRRRKEKAQRKLVGMQANLDRLQDLTDELGKQLKPLARQAEAARRAQTVQATLRDARLRLAGDRLHRLQREFEDADRRARLLAEEVEEVTELLEEASGEQLEIERELETLAPEADAAQQLWFTLSTLAERVSATARIAEERAANADVVAYTGPDPEALERRAEQADAELAELTEAVEISAERLESIRDEVHTREEARREAEAEHMAQVRAIADRREGVVRLLAAEESLAGQVRAAEEEIAHQAETLAGTLERTTTAQREAEEVAERIRGLQGERAPLEDAHVRAASEAGAADKRLDQLRDEQRQRERAVYSLQSRIDTLRQNVPVAAVDLDWPGLAALIRTEHGRAVSAALGAHAEGLVGEVDEGVVEKLAGASRTVLIDETTDGESWRLSADLPAGVTWLLDHLDADARIARTLNRLLADVALAPDLPTARATVDADPRLRAVTPDGLLCGEGWLQAGHGTVSSVEVGTQIAAAEKELLDARALLEQLSGTLEGARIAAEEARVDAAARKAALREHDQAVTGWERDLARLQRQYEANRAEHQRAAERATGADARLAALRNQLAEARDRLARVEDADAPEEPSTLARDEASTALAQVKAMEMEAVLALRTAEERAGQATGRGEALRRQAAHERQAKARHEEIMRKRREAAELAAVVQRGALDLAARVADATERAASERDELARQRTELSSRLARSRDRVNAARQQLGRLTDNAHAGDIARSRAQVRIDEAEAKIVEQLGIAVADLMAGYTPGEDFDRAAEETRLAQAEKDLRSLGKVNPLALEEFKALEERYEFLSTQLDDVIRARRDLSGVIDEVDAKILQLFTDAWVDVEKQFPLVFQTLFPGGEGRLLLTDPDDMLTTGIEVEARPPGKKVRRLSLLSGGEKSLTALAMLVAIFKARPSPFYVMDEVEAALDDVNLRRLIALFEDLRQDSQLIVITHQKPTMDVANVLYGVTMRGDGVTRVISQRMSPAQRPA, from the coding sequence GTGCACCTGAAATCGTTGACGCTCCGGGGATTCAAGTCCTTCGCGTCTGCGACGACCCTGAAATTCGAGCCCGGCATCTGTGCCGTCGTCGGTCCGAACGGGTCGGGCAAGTCCAACGTCGTCGACGCCCTGGCGTGGGTCATGGGTGAGCAGGGGGCGAAGACCCTGCGCGGCGGCAAGATGGAGGACGTCATCTTCGCGGGCGCCGGGGACCGCAAGCCCCTGGGTCGCGCGGAGGTGACGCTCACGATCGACAACTCCGACGGTGCCCTGCCGATCGACTACACCGAGGTGTCCATCACCCGCCGCATGTTCCGCGACGGCGCCAGCGAGTACGAGATCAACGGTTCGCGGGCTCGCCTCGTGGACATCCAGGAGCTGCTCTCCGATTCGGGTATCGGCCGGGAGATGCACGTCATCGTCGGGCAGGGACGGCTGTCGCAGATCCTGGAGTCCCGCCCGGAGGAGCGCCGCGCCTTCATCGAGGAGGCCGCTGGCGTGCTCAAGCACCGGCGCCGGAAGGAGAAGGCGCAGCGCAAGCTCGTCGGCATGCAGGCCAACCTGGACCGTCTGCAGGACCTCACGGATGAGCTCGGCAAGCAGCTCAAGCCGCTGGCCCGGCAGGCGGAGGCGGCGCGCCGGGCGCAGACCGTGCAGGCCACTCTCCGTGACGCCCGTCTCCGCCTCGCCGGCGACCGCCTGCACCGTCTGCAGCGGGAATTCGAGGACGCCGACCGCCGGGCCCGTCTCCTGGCCGAGGAGGTGGAGGAGGTCACCGAACTTCTCGAGGAGGCCAGCGGGGAGCAGCTGGAGATCGAGCGGGAGCTGGAGACCCTCGCCCCCGAGGCCGATGCCGCGCAGCAGCTCTGGTTCACCCTGTCGACGTTGGCGGAACGGGTCTCCGCGACCGCCCGCATCGCGGAGGAACGGGCCGCGAACGCGGACGTCGTCGCCTACACCGGCCCGGACCCGGAGGCCCTGGAGCGGCGGGCCGAACAGGCGGACGCCGAGCTGGCCGAACTCACCGAGGCCGTGGAGATCTCGGCGGAACGGCTGGAGTCCATCCGGGACGAGGTCCACACGCGGGAGGAGGCACGCCGGGAGGCGGAGGCCGAGCACATGGCGCAGGTCCGGGCGATCGCGGACCGTCGCGAAGGTGTCGTCCGTCTGCTCGCCGCGGAGGAGTCGCTCGCCGGTCAGGTCCGCGCGGCGGAGGAGGAGATCGCCCACCAGGCGGAGACCCTCGCCGGGACCCTGGAACGCACGACCACGGCCCAGCGGGAGGCCGAGGAGGTGGCGGAGCGGATCCGCGGGCTGCAGGGGGAGCGGGCCCCGCTGGAGGACGCCCACGTCCGGGCCGCCAGCGAGGCAGGGGCCGCCGACAAGCGCCTCGACCAGCTCCGCGACGAGCAGCGGCAGCGGGAGAGAGCCGTGTACTCGCTGCAGTCGCGCATCGACACGCTGCGCCAGAACGTGCCCGTCGCCGCCGTGGACCTCGACTGGCCGGGCCTGGCCGCGCTCATCCGCACCGAGCACGGCCGCGCGGTGTCCGCGGCGCTCGGCGCACACGCCGAGGGACTGGTGGGGGAGGTGGACGAGGGGGTCGTCGAGAAGCTCGCGGGGGCGTCGCGCACCGTGCTCATCGACGAGACCACCGACGGCGAGTCCTGGCGCCTGTCCGCGGACCTGCCCGCCGGCGTGACGTGGCTGCTCGACCACCTCGACGCCGACGCCCGCATCGCGCGGACCCTCAACCGCCTGCTCGCCGACGTCGCCCTCGCCCCCGACCTACCCACCGCGCGGGCCACCGTCGACGCCGACCCGCGTCTGCGGGCCGTCACCCCCGACGGCCTCCTGTGCGGGGAGGGGTGGCTGCAGGCCGGCCACGGCACCGTCTCCTCCGTGGAGGTCGGCACCCAGATCGCCGCCGCCGAGAAGGAGCTTCTCGACGCCCGCGCCCTCCTCGAGCAGCTCTCCGGCACCCTCGAGGGCGCGCGGATCGCCGCGGAGGAGGCGCGTGTCGACGCCGCCGCCCGCAAGGCCGCGCTGCGCGAGCACGACCAGGCCGTCACCGGCTGGGAACGCGATCTCGCCCGCCTGCAGCGGCAGTACGAGGCCAACCGGGCGGAACACCAGCGCGCCGCGGAACGGGCCACGGGTGCCGACGCCCGCCTCGCCGCCCTGCGCAACCAGCTCGCCGAGGCCCGCGACCGCCTCGCCCGCGTGGAGGACGCCGACGCCCCCGAGGAACCGTCCACCCTCGCCCGGGACGAGGCGAGCACCGCGCTCGCGCAGGTCAAGGCCATGGAGATGGAGGCCGTCCTCGCCCTGCGCACCGCCGAGGAACGCGCCGGGCAGGCCACCGGCAGGGGCGAGGCACTGCGCCGGCAGGCCGCCCACGAAAGGCAGGCGAAGGCCCGGCACGAGGAGATCATGCGGAAGCGGCGGGAGGCGGCGGAGCTCGCGGCCGTCGTGCAGCGGGGCGCCCTCGACCTGGCGGCGCGGGTGGCGGACGCGACAGAGAGGGCGGCGTCGGAACGCGATGAGCTGGCCCGGCAGCGCACCGAACTGAGCTCCCGCCTGGCGCGGTCCCGCGACCGGGTCAACGCCGCCCGCCAGCAGCTTGGACGTCTGACCGACAACGCCCACGCCGGCGACATCGCCCGTTCCCGGGCGCAGGTGCGCATCGACGAGGCGGAGGCCAAGATCGTCGAGCAGCTCGGCATCGCCGTCGCCGACCTCATGGCCGGGTACACCCCGGGCGAGGACTTCGACCGCGCGGCCGAGGAGACACGCCTCGCGCAGGCGGAGAAGGACCTGCGTTCGCTCGGCAAGGTCAACCCGCTCGCCCTCGAGGAGTTCAAGGCCCTCGAGGAACGTTACGAGTTCCTCTCCACGCAGCTCGACGACGTCATCCGGGCGCGCCGGGACCTCAGCGGCGTCATCGACGAGGTCGACGCCAAGATCCTGCAGCTGTTCACGGATGCGTGGGTGGACGTCGAGAAGCAGTTCCCGCTGGTGTTCCAGACGCTCTTCCCCGGCGGCGAGGGCCGCCTCCTCCTCACCGACCCCGACGACATGCTCACCACCGGCATCGAGGTCGAGGCCCGCCCGCCGGGCAAGAAGGTCCGCCGCCTGTCGCTGCTCTCGGGCGGCGAGAAGTCGCTGACCGCGCTGGCGATGCTCGTGGCGATCTTCAAGGCCCGCCCCAGCCCCTTCTACGTCATGGACGAGGTCGAGGCCGCGCTTGACGACGTCAACCTGCGCCGCCTCATCGCCCTGTTCGAGGATCTGCGGCAGGACTCACAGCTCATCGTCATCACGCACCAGAAGCCGACGATGGACGTCGCGAACGTGCTCTACGGAGTGACGATGCGGGGCGACGGCGTCACCCGGGTGATCAGCCAGCGGATGAGTCCGGCACAGCGCCCAGCGTGA
- a CDS encoding alpha/beta hydrolase: METTQSGVPVLLFLHGVGEGDPAGRWRAALETALPGVGYPGLSDVRVISPWYADALRERGEKVRMPGTTVGKLRKEALDAHRRDLVQRTAAMEQMLGRHVRGQDAPLATAVVNAAVGSPGFVQAQNYLQDEGVRAQVLTRILGELPESGRIVIVGHSLGSVIAADLLSRLPAGLEVAGLVTIGSPLANAHFDVGALHGQLRNPPANLAWWVNLWSASDPVAALRGVSSVFPWVLDLKVPTSLLPGPSHSSRAYLGTAAAATAVGYALFGSRSREIVLASTGVDITLDPQERTGLQALRYAHLISERLDGEQAERYRGALRLVQAAVIADIRVRAHRNNRPLPLAVQDLEPDLTSSGLPVPPASRHLSQEEAVVPLITLAEQNLLAPFEIDVDRKVRIEAMEDLTAGMGLGSSLGRSVFEALDEATRVLEGKRAIRWVKWGTVAIGTLALALATGGLALAAAPGLAGAAAVTSALAGFGPGGMIGGLVTAGTLVSAGTTGIAVGVLSPGTSPESVEALVKSQLAVVILRTKLHLEPDPTIWMSLAEMERMLHRERTLLAPYSDEKAEVITALDRKLAAVTAALNHMGTDSTWQVLA, translated from the coding sequence ATGGAGACCACACAGTCCGGCGTCCCGGTCCTGCTGTTCCTGCACGGGGTGGGGGAGGGCGACCCGGCGGGCCGGTGGCGAGCCGCCCTCGAGACGGCGCTGCCCGGGGTCGGATATCCCGGGCTGTCCGACGTCCGGGTCATCTCCCCCTGGTACGCGGATGCACTGCGCGAACGCGGTGAGAAGGTGCGGATGCCCGGCACCACCGTGGGGAAGCTGCGGAAGGAGGCCCTCGACGCCCACCGCCGCGACCTCGTGCAGCGGACGGCGGCGATGGAGCAGATGCTGGGGCGGCACGTCAGGGGACAGGACGCCCCCTTGGCGACGGCGGTGGTCAACGCAGCCGTCGGCAGCCCGGGCTTCGTGCAGGCACAGAACTACCTCCAGGACGAGGGCGTCCGCGCGCAGGTGCTCACCCGGATTCTGGGGGAGCTGCCGGAGTCGGGGCGCATCGTCATCGTCGGTCACAGTCTCGGGTCGGTGATCGCGGCGGACCTCCTCAGCCGGCTCCCCGCCGGGCTGGAGGTGGCGGGCCTGGTCACCATCGGCAGCCCGCTGGCCAACGCACACTTCGACGTCGGTGCCCTGCACGGACAGCTGAGGAACCCGCCCGCGAACCTGGCCTGGTGGGTCAACCTGTGGAGCGCCTCGGACCCCGTGGCGGCCCTGCGCGGCGTGTCCTCGGTGTTCCCCTGGGTGCTCGACCTCAAGGTGCCCACCTCCCTGCTGCCGGGGCCCTCCCACTCCTCGCGGGCGTACCTCGGCACCGCCGCGGCGGCCACGGCCGTCGGGTACGCACTCTTCGGTTCCCGTTCGCGGGAGATCGTCCTGGCCTCCACCGGCGTCGACATCACCCTCGACCCGCAGGAACGGACCGGCCTCCAGGCGTTGCGCTACGCGCATCTCATCAGCGAGAGGCTCGACGGGGAGCAGGCGGAGCGCTACCGGGGCGCGTTGCGCCTGGTGCAGGCAGCGGTGATCGCCGACATCCGTGTCCGCGCACACCGGAACAACCGGCCCCTGCCCCTCGCCGTTCAGGACCTCGAGCCGGACCTCACCTCGTCGGGGCTGCCCGTGCCACCGGCGAGCAGGCATCTGAGCCAGGAGGAGGCGGTGGTCCCCCTGATTACCCTCGCCGAACAGAATCTTCTGGCACCCTTCGAGATCGACGTCGACAGGAAGGTCCGAATCGAGGCGATGGAGGACCTCACCGCGGGCATGGGCCTGGGCTCCTCCCTCGGGAGAAGCGTCTTCGAGGCGCTGGACGAGGCCACCAGGGTGCTGGAGGGAAAACGGGCGATCCGCTGGGTGAAGTGGGGGACCGTCGCCATCGGGACGTTGGCCCTGGCCCTCGCCACAGGTGGGCTGGCGCTCGCCGCGGCACCGGGACTGGCCGGGGCCGCGGCCGTGACCAGTGCCCTGGCCGGATTCGGGCCGGGCGGCATGATCGGTGGGCTCGTGACCGCCGGCACGTTGGTCTCGGCCGGCACGACCGGCATCGCGGTGGGGGTGCTCAGCCCCGGCACCAGCCCGGAGTCGGTGGAGGCCCTGGTGAAGTCGCAGCTGGCCGTCGTCATCCTGCGGACGAAACTGCACCTGGAACCCGACCCCACCATCTGGATGAGCCTGGCGGAGATGGAGCGGATGCTCCACCGGGAGCGGACCCTCCTGGCCCCGTACTCCGACGAGAAGGCGGAGGTCATCACCGCGCTCGACCGGAAGTTGGCGGCCGTCACTGCCGCGCTCAACCACATGGGCACGGACTCCACATGGCAGGTGTTAGCCTGA
- a CDS encoding acylphosphatase produces MRRLVMLVDGHVQGVGFRWWVRGEAVGLGLTGYAENLNDGRVRVVAEGPAEGVDKLLALLEEQPSTRRRPGHVTSVTWDREEPVGERGFHTA; encoded by the coding sequence ATGAGACGCCTCGTGATGCTTGTCGACGGCCACGTGCAGGGCGTCGGCTTCCGCTGGTGGGTCCGCGGCGAGGCCGTGGGCCTCGGGCTGACGGGTTACGCGGAGAACCTCAATGACGGCCGTGTGCGGGTTGTCGCGGAGGGACCGGCCGAGGGCGTCGACAAGCTCCTCGCCCTCCTGGAGGAACAGCCCTCCACCCGTCGACGTCCCGGCCACGTCACCTCCGTCACGTGGGACCGGGAGGAACCGGTCGGGGAGCGGGGCTTCCACACCGCCTAG
- a CDS encoding alanine/glycine:cation symporter family protein gives MESLESFVTGTINDNLWTVVPWLLIAAGLYFGIRTILVQIRMVPDMLRSVMEKPGIPGKNKDEDYGGISAFQAFTISAASRVGTGNIAGVAVAITLGGPGAVFWMWMIAIIGGATAFVESTLAQLWKTKDAHGNYHGGPAYYMTRGLNARWLAVIFAVFISITYGFVYNAIQTNSIVEAVGGSLERDDNTFKMVVGGMLAMFTAMVIFGGVRRIAHATQIIVPFMAIAYLVVAFIVIALRIQEVPGVLADIVGHALGLREIAGAAVGAAFMNGMRRGLFSNEAGMGSAPNAAATATVSHPVKQGLVQTLGVYFDTIVICSITAVIILLGVEDIAYGETVQGAALTQQALAGTVGAWGTHFLTFILFFLAFSSILGNYYLAQTNIEYLTGSAAALTVFRVVVVGFVFFGAVGSLPLVWALGDTFAATMVFINLIAIVPLGGVAIKLLRNYGEQRSHGIDPVFHRDMLPELKNVEYWDGSDPVTRRSLEDRV, from the coding sequence ATGGAATCACTCGAATCGTTCGTCACAGGGACGATCAACGACAACCTGTGGACCGTCGTACCCTGGCTGCTGATCGCGGCCGGTCTGTACTTCGGAATCCGCACCATCCTCGTACAGATCCGGATGGTGCCCGACATGCTCCGCTCCGTCATGGAGAAGCCCGGTATCCCCGGCAAGAACAAGGATGAGGACTACGGCGGCATCTCCGCCTTCCAGGCCTTCACCATCTCCGCGGCCTCCCGCGTCGGCACCGGCAACATCGCCGGCGTCGCCGTCGCCATCACCCTCGGCGGGCCCGGCGCGGTGTTCTGGATGTGGATGATCGCCATCATCGGTGGTGCCACCGCCTTCGTCGAGTCCACGCTCGCGCAGCTGTGGAAGACCAAAGACGCCCACGGCAACTACCACGGTGGCCCCGCGTACTACATGACCCGTGGCCTCAACGCGCGGTGGCTGGCGGTCATCTTCGCGGTGTTCATCTCCATCACCTACGGCTTCGTGTACAACGCCATCCAGACCAACTCCATCGTCGAGGCCGTCGGTGGTTCCCTCGAGCGCGACGACAACACCTTCAAGATGGTCGTCGGCGGCATGCTCGCGATGTTCACCGCGATGGTCATCTTCGGTGGCGTGCGCCGCATCGCCCACGCCACGCAGATCATCGTGCCGTTCATGGCGATCGCGTACCTCGTGGTGGCGTTCATCGTCATCGCGCTGCGCATCCAGGAGGTGCCGGGTGTGCTCGCCGACATCGTCGGTCACGCCCTGGGACTCCGGGAGATCGCCGGTGCCGCGGTCGGAGCCGCCTTCATGAACGGCATGCGCCGCGGTCTGTTCTCCAACGAGGCCGGCATGGGTTCCGCCCCGAACGCCGCCGCCACCGCGACCGTCTCCCACCCGGTGAAGCAGGGCCTGGTGCAGACCCTCGGCGTGTACTTCGACACCATCGTCATCTGCTCCATCACCGCCGTGATCATCCTGCTGGGCGTCGAGGACATCGCCTACGGGGAAACCGTCCAGGGTGCCGCGCTCACGCAGCAGGCGCTGGCCGGCACCGTCGGGGCGTGGGGCACGCACTTCCTCACGTTCATCCTCTTCTTCCTGGCGTTCTCCTCGATCCTGGGCAACTACTACCTCGCGCAGACGAACATCGAGTACCTCACCGGGTCGGCCGCGGCCCTCACCGTGTTCCGCGTGGTCGTCGTCGGTTTCGTGTTCTTCGGCGCCGTCGGTTCCCTGCCGCTCGTCTGGGCCCTCGGTGACACCTTCGCTGCGACGATGGTGTTCATCAACCTCATCGCGATCGTCCCGCTCGGCGGCGTGGCCATCAAGCTGCTGCGCAACTACGGCGAGCAGCGCAGCCACGGCATCGACCCCGTCTTCCACCGCGACATGCTGCCCGAGCTGAAGAACGTCGAGTACTGGGACGGCTCCGACCCCGTCACCCGCCGCTCCCTCGAGGACCGGGTATGA